A genomic region of Pseudorca crassidens isolate mPseCra1 chromosome 10, mPseCra1.hap1, whole genome shotgun sequence contains the following coding sequences:
- the FAM3D gene encoding protein FAM3D yields the protein MRVSGLLHLLALIFGLVTTWVFVRRYINFNMKTILLASHPVKTKCGLSKSCPDNFFAFKITSGAANVVGPSVCFEGQMIMSPVKNNVGRGLNIALVNGTTGKVMTQKYFDMYSGDANLLVKFLKGIPEGTLVLVASYDDPGTKMNDESRKLFSNLGSTYANQLGFRDSWVFLGARDLNSKSPFEEFLKNSPDVNKYDGWPELLELEGCVPQKRVLGREMSIPAAGGH from the exons ATGAGAGTGTCAG GTCTGCTTCACCTCCTGGCCCTCATTTTTGGCCTGGTCACCACATGGGTCTTCGTCCGCAGATATATCAACTTCAACATGAAAACCATCCTCCTGG CTTCACACCCGGTGAAGACCAAGTGTGGCCTCAGCAAATCCTGCCCAGACAACTTCTTTGCGTTTAAAATCACCAGCGGGGCCGCCAACGTCGTGGGCCCCTCCGTGTGCTTTGAAGGCCAAAT gaTCATGAGTCCTGTGAAAAACAACGTGGGCAGAGGCCTGAACATTGCCCTGGTGAACG GAACCACAGGAAAGGTGATGACACAGAAATATTTCGACATGTACTCTGGAG ATGCTAACCTCCTGGTGAAATTCCTTAAAGGAATTCCAGAGGGCACGCTGGTGCTGGTGGCCTCCTACGATGACCCGGGGACCAA GATGAATGATGAAAGCAGGAAGCTCTTCTCCAACTTGGGCAGCACCTACGCAAATCAGCTGGGCTTCCGGGACAGCTGGGTCTTCTTAGGGGCCAGAGACCTCAACAGTAAAAGCCCCTTTGAGGAG TTCTTAAAGAACAGCCCAGACGTGAATAAATACGACGGCTGGCCGGAGCTGCTGGAGCTGGAGGGCTGTGTGCCCCAGAAG AGAGTCCTTGGCCGAGAGATGTCAATACCAGCTGCTGGAGGCCACTGA